Proteins from one Indicator indicator isolate 239-I01 chromosome 37, UM_Iind_1.1, whole genome shotgun sequence genomic window:
- the LOC128978578 gene encoding LOW QUALITY PROTEIN: olfactory receptor 4D1-like (The sequence of the model RefSeq protein was modified relative to this genomic sequence to represent the inferred CDS: substituted 1 base at 1 genomic stop codon), protein MEPQNVTNLVTEFILLGFSHSHKIQQFLFIIFFVVYLMALLGNITILTTVITDYHLHTPMYFFLANLALTDVTESSVSSPTLLXGLLSQHRTVPFKECMSHMFLFHFIGGAHFLLLAVVAADRYVAISQPLQYLMLMNREVCLGLVAAAWAGGFVHSATQIALLLPLPYCGPNTLDSFHCDVPQVLKVACTDTYLPELLMVSNGGLLLVLIFVLLLISYSATLVKMRRQLTKGKHKALSTYIAQIMAVSLTFIPGIFIYARPFTTSELDKVASIFFSVLVPVLNPMVCTLRNTEMKNAIRRLISRVLY, encoded by the coding sequence CAGAATTTATCCTCCTGGGCTTCAGTCACAGTCATAAGATTCAGCAGTTCCTCTTCATCATCTTTTTCGTTGTCTACCTGATGGCCTTGTTGGGAAACATCACCATCCTCACCACTGTTATCACTGACTACCACTTGCACACCCCTATGTACTTCTTTTTGGCCAACTTAGCACTCACAGATGTCACTGAATCATCAGTGAGCTCCCCCACCCTCCTatgaggtctcctctcccagcacagaACTGTTCCATTCAAGGAGTGCATGTCCCACATGTTTCTGTTCCACTTCATTGGTGGTGCTCACTTCCTCCtgctggcagtggtggcagctgATCGCTATGTGGCCATCAGCCAGCCCTTGCAGTACCTGATGCTAATGAACCGTGAGGTCTGCTTAGGTCTAGTGGCAGCGGCGTGGGCAGGTGGATTTGTTCACTCTGCAACACAGAttgctctgctcctcccttTACCTTACTGTGGTCCTAACACCCTAGACAGTTTCCACTGTGATGTCCCACAAGTACTGAAAGTGGCCTGCACAGACACCtacctgccagagctgctgatggTTTCAAATGGGGGCCTGCTCCTAGTACTAATTTTTGTCCTGCTGCTGATTTCATACAGTGCCACCTTGGTCAAGATGCGGAGGCAGCTCACCAAAGGAAAGCACAAAGCTTTGTCTACCTACATAGCACAGATCATGGCAGTAAGCCTGACCTTCATTCCAGGAATATTCATCTATGCTCGGCCCTTCACGACCTCTGAACTGGACAAAGTGGCCTCCATCTTCTTCTCTGtgcttgttccagtgctgaaTCCCATGGTCTGCACCCTGAgaaacactgaaatgaaaaacgCCATCAGGAGACTTATTTCTAGGGTTCTGTACTAA